A window of the Lactobacillus amylovorus DSM 20531 genome harbors these coding sequences:
- a CDS encoding thiamine diphosphokinase — MRAYALLGGPTDLWPQDIKEQLLEAKRNHELIFGVDRGALFLEELGITPNVAIGDFDSLQDNDLARIEKSVTDIRYSNPVKDLTDSELMLQTVFNDYHADKLTILGATGGRLDHFLINLLMLLNPAVNQFAPKVELSDKQNSIEFFNPGMHVIERKEEYPYIGFALLSATEDFNIIGARYDLKNYSGKYPRVFSSNEFLPNSDSFKITFKQGLIAAIYSKDINRFHNL; from the coding sequence ATGAGAGCATATGCATTATTAGGTGGCCCAACTGATTTATGGCCCCAGGATATTAAAGAGCAGCTATTAGAGGCTAAACGCAATCATGAACTGATTTTCGGTGTCGATCGTGGTGCCTTGTTTTTAGAAGAACTAGGTATTACGCCCAATGTGGCGATTGGCGACTTTGATTCATTACAAGATAATGATTTGGCACGGATTGAAAAGAGCGTAACAGACATCCGCTATTCTAACCCAGTTAAAGATTTGACCGATTCGGAGTTAATGCTGCAAACGGTTTTTAACGATTATCATGCAGATAAATTAACTATTTTAGGTGCAACCGGTGGCAGACTAGACCATTTCTTGATTAATTTATTGATGCTTCTTAATCCGGCTGTTAATCAATTTGCGCCAAAGGTAGAATTGTCAGATAAACAAAACAGCATCGAATTCTTTAATCCAGGGATGCATGTGATTGAGAGAAAGGAAGAATATCCGTATATCGGTTTTGCTTTGCTTTCTGCAACTGAGGATTTTAATATAATTGGTGCAAGATATGATCTGAAAAATTATTCAGGTAAGTATCCTCGCGTTTTTTCATCAAATGAATTTTTACCTAACAGCGACAGTTTCAAGATTACCTTTAAACAAGGCTTGATTGCGGCAATCTATTCTAAAGATATCAATCGCTTTCATAATCTTTGA
- the rpe gene encoding ribulose-phosphate 3-epimerase, producing MLIAPSILNADNLNLENDVKDAIAAGISRFHIDIMDGHFVPNLSFGPQLVQDFKREFPMTESEIHLMSDNPDDLIPAFVDAGADLIELHYEAMSEKKLDYWLDYLISNDVKTSLAINPDTPSDVVAKFASKLDQVLVMTVHPGFGGQKFIEDSAEKIKQVREIVSNDIAIEVDGGVNDQTIKIAKDAGANVFVVGSYLYKDGDIANQVRKLENVIK from the coding sequence ATGCTTATTGCACCATCAATTTTGAATGCAGATAATCTAAATTTAGAAAATGATGTCAAAGATGCCATTGCTGCAGGAATTAGCAGATTTCACATCGATATTATGGATGGACATTTTGTGCCTAATCTTTCTTTTGGACCTCAATTGGTTCAAGACTTCAAACGTGAATTTCCGATGACAGAATCAGAAATTCATTTAATGAGTGATAATCCAGATGATCTTATACCAGCCTTTGTGGATGCTGGTGCTGATCTGATTGAACTTCACTATGAAGCAATGAGTGAGAAGAAATTGGATTATTGGCTTGATTACTTAATTTCCAATGATGTCAAAACTTCTTTAGCAATTAATCCTGATACGCCTAGCGATGTTGTAGCTAAGTTTGCATCTAAGCTTGATCAGGTATTAGTAATGACGGTTCATCCTGGCTTTGGCGGACAAAAATTTATTGAGGATTCTGCTGAGAAAATTAAACAGGTTAGAGAAATTGTTAGCAACGATATTGCTATTGAAGTAGATGGCGGTGTTAATGATCAAACTATTAAAATCGCCAAGGATGCTGGTGCTAATGTCTTTGTAGTGGGTTCATATTTATATAAAGATGGTGATATAGCTAACCAAGTTCGTAAATTAGAAAATGTCATTAAATAA
- the rsgA gene encoding ribosome small subunit-dependent GTPase A — protein sequence MKLAQGTVIGLIAGYYDVETAAGIVRTRARGVFRQKKQKPAVGDRVEIQIDDKGMSYLVKIMPRLNRIGRPAVANVSHVLLVISAVEPDFSLELLDRFLTFFSWQKVKATIYLSKADLIDDDKLSEIKKSLAYYQEIGYPVFTDYHDVQIKIPELIGKDQIWTLAGQSGAGKSTLLNHLKEDAHQATGEISTSLNRGKHTTRKVELFKLGEGFLADTPGFSSIDLTPIKLNELCNYFVEFKRASQKCKFRGCQHLKEPGCEVKKLLEEGKILASRYEDYLAMRTEISEGRIPEYLK from the coding sequence ATGAAACTAGCACAAGGAACTGTTATTGGTTTAATTGCTGGTTATTATGACGTAGAAACCGCTGCGGGTATCGTGAGAACGCGTGCTCGTGGCGTTTTTCGTCAAAAAAAGCAAAAACCAGCAGTAGGAGACCGAGTAGAAATCCAGATCGATGACAAAGGAATGAGTTATCTGGTTAAAATTATGCCGCGGTTAAATCGAATTGGCCGTCCAGCTGTCGCAAATGTTAGCCATGTATTATTGGTAATTTCTGCGGTTGAACCAGATTTTTCATTAGAATTATTGGACCGCTTTTTGACCTTCTTTTCTTGGCAAAAGGTAAAGGCAACTATTTATTTGTCTAAGGCTGATCTGATCGACGATGATAAACTTAGTGAAATAAAAAAATCTTTAGCTTACTATCAAGAAATCGGTTATCCTGTTTTTACTGACTATCATGATGTACAAATTAAGATTCCAGAATTGATTGGTAAAGATCAAATTTGGACGCTAGCGGGACAATCTGGTGCGGGTAAGTCAACTTTATTGAATCACTTAAAAGAAGACGCTCATCAAGCTACAGGCGAAATTTCGACTAGTTTAAACCGTGGTAAGCACACTACTAGAAAAGTAGAATTGTTTAAGTTGGGCGAAGGCTTCCTTGCTGATACACCTGGCTTTTCTTCAATTGATCTGACCCCAATTAAACTTAATGAATTATGCAATTACTTTGTGGAATTCAAGCGTGCTAGTCAAAAGTGTAAGTTTCGCGGCTGTCAGCACTTGAAAGAACCAGGTTGTGAAGTAAAGAAGCTGCTTGAAGAAGGTAAAATTTTGGCAAGCCGATACGAGGATTATTTGGCAATGCGGACCGAAATTAGTGAAGGCCGCATCCCCGAATACTTAAAATAA
- the pknB gene encoding Stk1 family PASTA domain-containing Ser/Thr kinase has translation MIDKGYLLGERYRIIDTLGEGGMANVYLAEDIILQRKVAVKILRLDLQNEPQTQARFQREALATSELSHPNIVSVLDVGTDHGLPYMVMEYVNGPDLKEYIHENSPLDLREVIRIMDQILSAVALAHKHNVIHRDLKPQNILMDKRGNIKIADFGIAVALNQSSITQTNSVMGSVHYMSPEQTRGGLVTKQSDIYSLGIILYELITGTVPFNGDTPVSVALKHAQEPIPSIRKKDKSVPQALENVVLKATAKDPRDRYASAQAMKADLDSSLDPERSDESIFVPNHGNSDDKTIVLPGFKPQKTTAEESKKEEKSEVEETPKKEKKSFWQNVKAHKWWWIFSVIAAGLIIFIMIFALSGNNQPKQVNVPDVTNIAENAAERKLEAVGLQVGKIIRRQSDDVKKGYVIATEPTAGNSLDRGKSVNLIVSSGSSMVKVPDVVGDDYDKAAEKLENQGFDVVREDQFSNKIAQGNIISQSIAAGVEVKPTQTTITLVVSRGKAPRQRSNTVTLKDLHNYSLKSAQDYARDHGLTLQINQEYSDDVGKGLIISMDPGPGTKVDRGSTIAIKVSRGPKEEKETTITKNFTVNYVGTADDSAGETDNKDEDSSSSKSSSTKGNHVQIYIKDDDHYLSNIYRDLYIKRDMSFSIPFSIKNGAGQLRVVRNGETILNEKVTK, from the coding sequence GTGATCGATAAAGGTTATCTGCTTGGAGAGCGCTATCGCATTATTGATACTTTAGGCGAAGGCGGGATGGCCAATGTTTATCTGGCTGAAGATATTATTTTACAGCGTAAAGTTGCTGTTAAAATCTTGCGCTTAGATTTGCAAAATGAACCTCAAACGCAAGCTCGCTTCCAAAGAGAAGCATTAGCTACCAGTGAGCTAAGTCATCCTAATATTGTCTCAGTTCTTGATGTTGGTACGGATCATGGACTTCCTTATATGGTAATGGAATATGTCAACGGTCCTGATTTAAAAGAATATATCCATGAAAATTCTCCATTAGATTTGCGTGAAGTAATTCGCATCATGGATCAAATTTTAAGTGCGGTAGCTCTTGCTCACAAGCATAATGTGATTCACCGAGACTTAAAGCCACAAAATATCCTAATGGATAAAAGAGGCAATATTAAAATCGCAGATTTTGGTATTGCAGTAGCGCTTAACCAAAGCTCAATTACGCAAACTAATTCAGTGATGGGTTCTGTCCATTACATGTCACCAGAACAAACAAGAGGAGGATTGGTTACTAAGCAATCCGACATTTATTCTCTTGGGATCATTCTTTATGAATTGATTACAGGTACTGTGCCATTTAATGGGGATACGCCTGTTTCTGTTGCTTTAAAACATGCTCAAGAACCTATTCCTTCAATTAGAAAGAAAGACAAGAGCGTTCCGCAAGCATTAGAGAATGTCGTTTTAAAGGCGACAGCTAAGGATCCACGTGATCGTTACGCTTCTGCTCAAGCAATGAAGGCAGATCTTGATAGCAGTCTTGATCCCGAACGAAGCGATGAATCAATCTTTGTTCCGAATCACGGCAATAGTGATGATAAAACCATCGTTTTACCAGGATTTAAACCACAAAAGACTACTGCTGAGGAATCCAAGAAAGAGGAAAAATCAGAGGTAGAAGAAACACCTAAGAAAGAAAAAAAGAGCTTTTGGCAGAATGTTAAAGCTCATAAATGGTGGTGGATCTTTTCTGTGATTGCCGCTGGGTTGATTATTTTCATTATGATTTTTGCTTTAAGCGGCAATAATCAACCCAAGCAAGTCAATGTCCCTGATGTAACCAATATTGCTGAGAATGCAGCGGAGAGAAAGTTAGAAGCTGTTGGCTTGCAAGTGGGTAAAATTATTCGACGTCAATCTGATGATGTTAAAAAGGGCTATGTCATTGCCACTGAGCCGACGGCTGGTAATTCTCTTGATCGAGGAAAATCTGTCAATTTGATCGTTTCTAGCGGTTCAAGCATGGTAAAGGTGCCTGACGTAGTAGGCGATGATTATGATAAGGCCGCTGAGAAATTAGAAAATCAGGGCTTCGATGTGGTTAGAGAAGATCAATTCTCAAACAAGATTGCTCAAGGCAACATCATTTCGCAAAGTATTGCTGCCGGGGTTGAAGTTAAGCCAACGCAAACTACAATTACTTTGGTAGTTTCTAGAGGTAAGGCTCCACGTCAAAGAAGTAATACGGTGACATTGAAAGATTTGCATAATTACTCATTAAAGAGTGCTCAAGATTATGCAAGAGATCATGGTTTAACTTTGCAGATTAATCAAGAGTACTCTGATGATGTCGGAAAAGGCTTAATCATTTCAATGGATCCAGGTCCTGGAACAAAAGTTGATCGTGGCTCAACCATTGCAATTAAGGTTTCTCGTGGACCCAAGGAAGAAAAAGAGACTACAATAACTAAGAACTTTACCGTAAACTATGTTGGGACAGCAGACGACAGTGCTGGAGAAACAGATAATAAAGATGAAGACAGTTCATCCAGCAAGTCAAGTTCTACTAAGGGCAATCATGTTCAGATCTATATTAAGGACGACGATCACTACTTAAGCAATATTTACCGTGATCTTTATATTAAACGTGATATGAGCTTCTCAATTCCATTTTCAATTAAGAATGGTGCAGGACAATTAAGAGTAGTCCGCAATGGAGAAACTATCTTGAATGAAAAGGTGACTAAATAA
- a CDS encoding Stp1/IreP family PP2C-type Ser/Thr phosphatase: MIETAYASSIGKVRKSNQDFVQVFKNRKGITLAVVCDGMGGHQGGDVASTMAVTHLGHNFGITDFTDTNIAHKWLDVQLNSENETILKTADKFPDLNGMGTTIVLAFAFDNDALIAHLGDSRAYSYSEGKFVQLTEDHSLVNELVKMGQITKEQAKHHPQKNIITQALGVSSTIDPEINEIKLGDNDIILLCTDGLTNSLSDPQIQQILATKELSLKERCNKLISEANRLGGGDNITVCLIWNKEDESSDR, translated from the coding sequence TTGATTGAAACAGCATACGCTTCTAGTATCGGTAAGGTACGAAAAAGCAATCAAGATTTTGTACAAGTTTTTAAAAATCGCAAGGGAATCACTTTGGCGGTCGTCTGCGACGGCATGGGTGGACATCAAGGCGGCGACGTAGCCTCAACAATGGCAGTTACGCATTTGGGGCATAACTTCGGCATTACCGACTTCACCGATACTAATATTGCGCATAAATGGTTGGATGTTCAGTTAAATTCTGAAAATGAAACCATTTTGAAAACGGCTGATAAGTTTCCCGATTTAAACGGAATGGGAACCACCATTGTTTTAGCCTTTGCTTTTGACAATGATGCTTTAATTGCTCATTTGGGTGATTCACGTGCATATAGCTACTCAGAAGGAAAGTTTGTTCAACTCACAGAAGACCATTCTTTAGTCAACGAATTGGTTAAAATGGGTCAAATTACCAAAGAACAAGCTAAGCATCACCCACAAAAGAACATTATTACTCAAGCTTTGGGTGTATCTAGTACGATTGATCCAGAGATTAATGAAATTAAATTGGGCGATAATGATATTATCTTGTTGTGTACCGATGGATTAACTAATTCTCTTAGTGATCCGCAAATTCAACAAATTTTGGCAACTAAAGAATTAAGTTTGAAAGAACGCTGCAATAAGTTAATTAGCGAGGCTAATCGATTAGGTGGTGGTGACAATATTACTGTCTGCCTAATTTGGAATAAGGAGGACGAAAGCAGTGATCGATAA